The following coding sequences are from one Salinicoccus sp. Bachu38 window:
- a CDS encoding DUF951 domain-containing protein — MTKEYGLNDIVEMKKPHPCGSRLFSITRMGADIKIKCNQCDRVIMMPRRDFEKRMKMVRKKYEA, encoded by the coding sequence ATGACAAAAGAATATGGTCTGAATGATATCGTTGAAATGAAGAAGCCGCATCCGTGCGGAAGCAGACTGTTCTCCATCACCCGCATGGGGGCGGACATCAAGATAAAATGTAATCAGTGTGACCGGGTCATCATGATGCCGCGTCGTGATTTCGAGAAAAGAATGAAAATGGTAAGAAAAAAATATGAAGCATAA
- a CDS encoding ParB/RepB/Spo0J family partition protein, whose translation MARQKGLGKSLGKGLDALFSSSKEGETVIELKISEIRRNPYQPRMEFNADKLRELADSIETHGVIQPIVVRKSVKGYDIVAGERRYRACRMLGRETIPAIVKEMTDTEMMELAIIENLQRENLNPLEEAMSYRQLMTTLNITQNEVAERLGKSRPYIANMLRLLNLPNAIRQMINDEMLSGAHGRTLLALKDPLQMERAAKRAIDEGMSVRTLEAHVKSLQETHVKRKQKHDKPKFIEKHETMLKEQFGTAVEIKKKRKKGTISFEFRNEEEFKRLISMLEDK comes from the coding sequence ATGGCAAGGCAAAAAGGACTGGGAAAGAGTCTGGGAAAGGGACTGGATGCTTTATTTTCCAGCAGCAAGGAAGGTGAGACGGTCATCGAACTCAAAATTTCCGAAATCAGAAGAAACCCCTACCAACCCCGGATGGAGTTCAACGCGGACAAGCTCAGGGAACTGGCTGATTCCATTGAGACACATGGCGTGATCCAGCCCATCGTGGTGAGGAAATCCGTCAAGGGCTACGATATCGTGGCAGGGGAAAGAAGGTACAGGGCATGCAGGATGCTCGGCAGGGAGACCATTCCGGCAATCGTCAAAGAGATGACGGATACCGAAATGATGGAGCTCGCCATCATTGAAAACCTGCAGCGTGAGAACCTCAATCCCCTGGAAGAGGCGATGAGCTACCGCCAGCTGATGACCACTTTGAACATCACCCAGAATGAAGTCGCTGAGCGGCTGGGCAAATCACGGCCCTATATCGCAAATATGCTGAGACTGCTCAACCTGCCGAATGCCATCAGACAGATGATCAATGACGAGATGCTCTCGGGGGCGCACGGGAGGACACTTCTGGCGCTCAAGGACCCCCTCCAGATGGAACGCGCAGCAAAACGCGCCATCGATGAAGGGATGAGCGTCAGGACACTCGAAGCCCATGTCAAAAGCCTGCAGGAAACCCATGTCAAAAGAAAACAGAAGCATGACAAGCCAAAGTTCATCGAAAAGCATGAGACAATGCTCAAGGAACAATTCGGTACGGCAGTGGAGATAAAGAAGAAGCGGAAAAAAGGAACGATATCATTCGAATTCAGGAATGAAGAAGAGTTCAAAAGACTTATCTCCATGTTGGAAGATAAGTAA
- a CDS encoding mechanosensitive ion channel family protein, with protein sequence MKVEAVFANILMTTADEQFMFIAEIMDTLRDPDLWMGIASKVIWALILIIAAMIIVRIVNRMIENFFKVKSKSRMKGNNKRNQTLINVLQNAVTVFIWFVIIMMVLETFSLPVRTLLAGAGVVGLAIGFGAQSLVKDMITGFFIILENQFDKGDFVRVNTSGTTVAEGEVLSLGLRASKIQGWEGELFIIPNGTINEVVNFSRYNAISMLDMNVSVEEDLDQVENILERFLDAHWQEEEMLVSKPEILGLQGIQSGEAIIRVMLETQPMEHFGVTRRMRKAIKNHLEGKGIGISVPKMDIKHFDVKMAEDEGEYNHDKRIWSE encoded by the coding sequence GTGAAGGTGGAAGCAGTGTTTGCGAATATACTGATGACAACAGCGGATGAACAATTCATGTTCATCGCTGAAATCATGGATACTTTGAGGGACCCCGATCTATGGATGGGTATTGCTTCAAAGGTGATATGGGCACTTATACTGATCATTGCAGCGATGATCATTGTCAGAATCGTCAACAGGATGATCGAGAATTTCTTCAAGGTCAAATCGAAGTCCCGGATGAAAGGGAACAACAAGCGCAACCAGACGCTGATAAATGTGCTGCAGAATGCAGTGACGGTATTCATATGGTTCGTCATCATCATGATGGTGCTTGAAACGTTCAGCCTGCCTGTAAGGACGCTCCTCGCCGGTGCCGGAGTTGTCGGGCTGGCGATCGGTTTCGGTGCACAGAGCCTTGTAAAGGACATGATTACGGGATTCTTCATCATTCTGGAGAACCAGTTCGACAAGGGCGACTTTGTCAGGGTGAACACTTCCGGTACGACGGTTGCCGAGGGCGAAGTGCTGTCCCTCGGCCTCCGTGCTTCAAAAATCCAAGGGTGGGAAGGCGAACTCTTCATCATCCCGAACGGCACCATCAACGAAGTCGTCAATTTCTCCCGCTACAATGCGATATCCATGCTGGATATGAATGTTTCGGTGGAAGAGGATCTCGACCAAGTCGAGAACATATTGGAGAGATTCCTGGACGCCCATTGGCAAGAAGAGGAGATGCTCGTATCCAAACCTGAAATTCTCGGACTGCAGGGCATACAGAGCGGTGAAGCCATCATCCGGGTAATGCTCGAAACACAGCCGATGGAGCACTTTGGTGTGACACGGCGCATGAGAAAAGCGATCAAGAACCATCTTGAAGGCAAAGGGATTGGAATTTCCGTACCTAAAATGGACATCAAGCACTTTGATGTTAAAATGGCTGAAGATGAAGGTGAATATAATCATGACAAAAGAATATGGTCTGAATGA
- a CDS encoding ParB/RepB/Spo0J family partition protein has product MKKPFSRLFGLIDKSEDQQENVSLQHLPMENIVPNRYQPRTAFDRDRIRELADSIEEHGLLQPITVRPIEEGMFEIIAGERRFRALKMLNREEAEVIVKYLTDTESAAIALIENIQRENLSSIEEAKAYKKLLKMDGITQKNLAQNLGKSQSFIANKLRLLKLSDEVIEALQKQEITERHARSLLSLEDAGQEEMLEDIRKQKMTVKETEHAVKKKLKHVNDELDFDEDMSFILNDLNREVDRLKDKGFNVSYESADEDAFHEVTIKIYR; this is encoded by the coding sequence TATCCCTGCAACACTTGCCGATGGAAAATATCGTACCGAACCGTTATCAGCCGAGGACTGCATTCGACCGGGACCGTATCCGGGAACTGGCGGACTCCATCGAGGAGCATGGGCTGCTTCAGCCGATCACTGTCCGTCCCATAGAGGAGGGCATGTTTGAAATCATTGCAGGGGAACGCAGGTTCAGGGCGCTGAAGATGCTCAACCGTGAAGAAGCGGAGGTCATCGTGAAGTATCTGACCGATACCGAATCTGCAGCGATTGCACTGATAGAAAACATCCAGCGGGAGAACCTTTCCAGCATAGAAGAGGCGAAAGCCTATAAGAAGCTCCTCAAGATGGATGGCATCACCCAGAAGAACCTTGCACAGAATCTCGGCAAAAGCCAGTCCTTCATCGCCAACAAGCTGCGCCTTCTGAAATTGTCCGATGAGGTGATCGAAGCCCTCCAGAAGCAGGAAATCACCGAACGGCATGCAAGGTCCCTCCTGAGTTTGGAGGACGCGGGCCAGGAAGAGATGCTTGAAGACATCAGGAAGCAGAAAATGACGGTGAAAGAGACGGAACATGCAGTCAAAAAGAAGCTGAAGCATGTCAATGATGAGCTGGATTTCGACGAGGACATGTCCTTCATACTGAACGACCTCAACCGTGAAGTGGACAGGCTGAAAGACAAAGGATTCAATGTATCCTATGAGTCGGCCGATGAAGATGCGTTCCATGAGGTGACGATAAAGATCTATAGGTAG